In a genomic window of Streptomyces sp. SJL17-4:
- a CDS encoding histidine kinase, translating to MRRYAPSRPAVAGLAVALLGQRARRRWLHLIVGGALFMPFWMVGSVVVAMLFGAGGLFTGSLAVQFGAYAVGLPLVAVAALFPLARPMSVAAARALCGVPADRFADGPAQGREAKARTAGWFTLHLGAGALISGATLALPPFAVTVLALPFSPSLRESELGRLWGLDRPWWSWAAIPAGLLMLLALAAVAAATGALLAREAPRLLGPSPADRLAAAERRAAEAESRNRLARELHDSVGHALSAVTLQAGAARRVLDGGEGADLAFVREALTAIEETTRRTVGELDWVLGLLRHDEDARDGAGAGSAPGPGPGLDALEALVRGAGPKVALTVSGDLAPVREALSREAYRIVQEGLTNAARHAGGEPVTVRLDARTEELEITMENPLPARPPVVRPNGGRGLRGIAERARLLGGTAEAGAADGVWRLVVRIPR from the coding sequence GTGAGGCGGTACGCGCCCTCCCGTCCCGCGGTCGCCGGCCTCGCGGTCGCCCTCCTCGGGCAGCGGGCCCGGCGGCGCTGGCTCCATCTGATCGTGGGCGGCGCGCTGTTCATGCCGTTCTGGATGGTCGGTTCCGTGGTCGTGGCGATGTTGTTCGGCGCGGGCGGCCTGTTCACCGGGAGCCTCGCGGTGCAGTTCGGGGCGTACGCGGTGGGGCTGCCGCTGGTCGCGGTCGCCGCGCTGTTCCCGCTGGCCCGGCCGATGTCGGTGGCGGCGGCGCGGGCGCTGTGCGGGGTGCCGGCGGACCGGTTCGCGGACGGCCCCGCCCAGGGCCGGGAGGCGAAGGCCCGGACGGCCGGCTGGTTCACGCTGCACCTGGGCGCCGGGGCGCTGATCAGCGGGGCGACCCTGGCGCTTCCGCCGTTCGCGGTGACCGTGCTGGCGCTGCCGTTCTCCCCGTCGCTGCGGGAGTCGGAACTCGGCCGGCTCTGGGGACTCGACCGGCCCTGGTGGAGCTGGGCCGCGATCCCGGCGGGGCTCCTGATGCTGCTCGCGCTCGCCGCCGTGGCCGCCGCGACCGGGGCTCTGCTCGCCCGGGAGGCGCCGCGGCTGCTCGGGCCGAGCCCGGCGGACCGGCTCGCCGCGGCCGAGCGGCGCGCGGCGGAGGCGGAGTCCCGCAACCGGCTGGCCCGGGAGCTGCACGACTCGGTCGGTCACGCGCTGAGCGCGGTCACCCTCCAGGCGGGCGCCGCCCGCCGGGTCCTGGACGGTGGCGAGGGGGCGGACCTGGCGTTCGTCCGGGAGGCGCTGACCGCGATCGAGGAGACCACCCGGCGCACGGTCGGCGAGCTGGACTGGGTCCTCGGGCTGCTGCGGCACGACGAGGACGCCCGCGACGGGGCCGGGGCGGGCTCGGCGCCCGGCCCGGGGCCGGGGCTCGACGCCCTGGAGGCCCTGGTGCGGGGCGCGGGACCGAAGGTGGCGCTGACCGTCTCCGGCGACCTGGCCCCCGTACGGGAGGCGCTGTCCCGCGAGGCGTACCGGATCGTTCAGGAAGGGCTGACGAACGCGGCCCGGCACGCGGGCGGGGAGCCCGTGACCGTACGGCTCGATGCCCGTACCGAGGAGTTGGAGATCACCATGGAGAACCCCCTGCCCGCGCGGCCGCCGGTCGTCCGCCCGAACGGCGGGCGCGGCCTGCGCGGGATCGCGGAACGGGCCCGGCTGCTCGGCGGCACCGCCGAGGCCGGCGCGGCGGACGGCGTCTGGCGCCTCGTGGTCAGGATCCCCCGATGA
- a CDS encoding cupin domain-containing protein — MNENAPFAPLLTRAATAETTADPSSVMTLLADSDTTGGQLTSYRSTFAEGAVGAPAHFHTKASEMFYVLDGSLQVLVGEELSVLEKGDFLLVPPRTAHAFAAAPGAEADVLFVFTPGMARFDYLRLLGRVMRGEASFEEIKASSEQYDNHYVDSPVWQQALAERG; from the coding sequence ATGAACGAGAACGCGCCCTTCGCCCCGCTCCTGACCCGCGCCGCCACCGCCGAGACCACGGCGGACCCCAGCAGCGTCATGACCCTCCTCGCCGACTCCGACACCACCGGCGGTCAGCTCACCAGCTACCGCTCCACCTTCGCCGAGGGAGCCGTCGGTGCCCCGGCGCACTTCCACACCAAGGCGTCGGAGATGTTCTACGTGCTCGACGGCTCGCTCCAGGTCCTCGTCGGCGAGGAGCTGTCCGTCCTGGAGAAGGGCGATTTCCTGCTCGTCCCGCCGCGCACCGCGCACGCCTTCGCGGCCGCGCCCGGCGCCGAGGCCGACGTCCTCTTCGTCTTCACGCCCGGCATGGCCCGCTTCGACTACCTGCGTCTGCTCGGCCGGGTCATGCGGGGCGAGGCGAGCTTCGAGGAGATCAAGGCGTCCTCGGAGCAGTACGACAACCACTACGTGGACAGCCCGGTCTGGCAGCAGGCGCTCGCCGAGCGCGGCTGA
- a CDS encoding IclR family transcriptional regulator, giving the protein MATADAGGAQVKSAVRTVELLEYFAGRPGMHSLAAVQEAVGYPKSSLYMLLRTLVELGWVETDATGTRYGIGVRALLVGTSYIDGDEVVAASRPTLDRLSDDTTETIHLARLDGTNVVYLATRQSQHYLRPFTRVGRRLPAHSTSLGKALLATHTDDQVRKLLPETLPALTEHTITDREQLIEELRVIREQGISVDREENTLGLRCFGVAIPYRTPARDAISCSVPVARLTPAHEQMIKDALFDARDRLTLATRRL; this is encoded by the coding sequence ATGGCGACTGCCGACGCGGGCGGAGCGCAGGTGAAGTCCGCGGTGCGGACCGTGGAGCTGCTCGAGTACTTCGCCGGACGCCCGGGGATGCATTCGCTCGCCGCCGTCCAGGAGGCCGTCGGCTACCCCAAGTCCAGCCTGTACATGCTGCTGCGCACCCTGGTCGAGCTGGGCTGGGTGGAGACCGACGCGACCGGCACGCGGTACGGCATCGGCGTACGGGCGCTGCTCGTCGGCACCTCGTACATCGACGGCGACGAGGTGGTGGCCGCCTCCCGGCCCACCCTGGACCGGCTCTCCGACGACACCACCGAGACCATCCACCTGGCACGGCTCGACGGGACCAACGTGGTCTATCTGGCGACCCGTCAGTCCCAGCACTACCTGCGGCCGTTCACCCGCGTCGGGCGCCGGCTGCCCGCGCACTCGACCTCGCTGGGCAAGGCGCTGCTCGCCACCCACACCGACGACCAGGTGCGCAAGCTGCTCCCGGAGACCCTCCCGGCGCTGACCGAGCACACCATCACCGACCGCGAGCAGCTCATCGAGGAACTGCGCGTCATCCGCGAGCAGGGCATCTCGGTGGACCGCGAGGAGAACACGCTGGGGCTGCGCTGCTTCGGCGTCGCCATCCCCTACCGGACCCCGGCGAGGGACGCGATCAGCTGCTCGGTGCCGGTGGCGCGGCTCACCCCGGCCCACGAGCAGATGATCAAGGACGCGCTCTTCGACGCGCGGGACCGGCTGACGCTGGCGACCCGCCGCCTCTGA
- a CDS encoding aldehyde dehydrogenase (NADP(+)) has protein sequence MWSVDPRTGKPREQVGVEATTEDVDRAVRAAHEVRGALADRSVRAAFLRTAADLLQGAGERIVETADVETALGPVRLNGELARTAAQLRAFAEVVDEGSFLDIRIDLPDAGAIPPRPDLRRWKIPLGVVAVYAASNFPLAFSVPGGDTASALAAGCPVVIKAHPDHPATSELCASLLREAAAQVGLPEDVVVLVHGFDAGVALVRHPLVAAAGFTGSVRGGRALFDAAAARPVPIPFHGELGSLNPVVLTPAAVDERAEEIGAGLAGSMTMGAGQFCTKPGFVLAPSGEAGDRFVGALTEALSDIEPAVMLDHRMRDHFVTGTDEMTRIPGVTAPVTPAAGGPHTVRAGFLTVDAKTLLDGEHPSLVQEVFGPVTVVARYDSRTEITEVLSQVPGNLTATLHIGERDQDEDAAPLLAELTPLAGRVLVNGWPTGVAVAAAQHHGGPYPATTSTGTSVGATAIERWLRPVTYQSTPDHLLPPELRDGNPLGLPRH, from the coding sequence GTGTGGAGTGTGGACCCCCGGACGGGGAAGCCGCGCGAGCAGGTCGGGGTGGAGGCCACGACGGAGGACGTCGACCGGGCCGTACGGGCCGCGCACGAGGTCCGCGGGGCCCTCGCCGACCGGTCCGTACGGGCCGCCTTCCTCCGCACCGCGGCCGACCTCCTCCAGGGGGCCGGCGAGCGGATCGTCGAGACCGCGGACGTCGAGACCGCCCTCGGTCCGGTCCGCCTCAACGGCGAACTCGCCCGTACAGCAGCTCAGTTGAGGGCGTTCGCCGAGGTCGTCGACGAGGGCTCCTTCCTGGACATCCGGATCGACCTGCCCGACGCCGGAGCCATCCCGCCCCGGCCCGACCTGCGCCGCTGGAAGATTCCGCTCGGCGTCGTCGCCGTCTACGCCGCCAGCAACTTCCCGCTCGCCTTCTCCGTCCCCGGCGGAGACACCGCGAGCGCCCTCGCGGCCGGCTGCCCCGTGGTGATCAAGGCCCACCCCGACCACCCGGCCACCTCCGAACTCTGCGCCTCGCTGCTGCGCGAGGCCGCCGCCCAGGTGGGTCTCCCCGAGGACGTCGTCGTCCTCGTCCACGGCTTCGACGCGGGCGTCGCACTCGTCCGCCACCCGCTCGTCGCGGCCGCCGGCTTCACCGGCTCGGTGCGCGGCGGACGGGCCCTCTTCGACGCGGCCGCCGCCCGGCCCGTCCCCATCCCCTTCCACGGCGAACTCGGCTCCCTCAACCCGGTGGTGCTCACCCCCGCCGCCGTCGACGAGCGGGCCGAGGAGATCGGCGCCGGACTCGCCGGCTCCATGACCATGGGCGCGGGCCAGTTCTGCACCAAGCCCGGCTTCGTCCTGGCCCCTTCGGGCGAGGCGGGCGACCGCTTCGTGGGGGCGCTGACGGAGGCCCTGAGCGACATCGAGCCGGCCGTGATGCTCGACCACCGGATGCGCGACCACTTCGTCACCGGCACCGACGAGATGACCCGGATCCCCGGCGTCACCGCGCCGGTGACCCCCGCCGCCGGGGGGCCGCACACCGTCAGGGCGGGCTTCCTGACCGTCGACGCCAAGACCCTGCTCGACGGCGAGCACCCCAGCCTCGTGCAGGAGGTCTTCGGCCCGGTCACCGTCGTCGCCCGCTACGACTCCCGTACCGAGATCACCGAGGTCCTCTCCCAGGTGCCCGGAAACCTCACCGCCACCCTGCACATCGGTGAGCGGGACCAGGACGAGGACGCGGCCCCGCTCCTCGCCGAACTCACCCCGCTCGCGGGCCGCGTCCTCGTCAACGGCTGGCCCACCGGCGTCGCCGTCGCCGCCGCCCAGCACCACGGCGGCCCCTACCCGGCCACCACCTCCACCGGCACGTCGGTCGGCGCGACCGCGATCGAGCGCTGGCTGCGCCCGGTCACCTACCAGTCGACCCCCGACCACCTGCTCCCGCCGGAACTCCGCGACGGCAACCCGCTGGGCCTGCCCCGCCACTGA
- a CDS encoding zinc-dependent alcohol dehydrogenase family protein, producing the protein MTTTDMTTGTTTGMTTKAVLFHETGGPEVLSVEEVALPAPGPGEVLVRVEAIGLNRAEALFRAGTYYYPATLPGSRLGYEAAGVVEAVGAGVTAYAPGDPVMAAANFEFGTHGVYAERVVLPEEYLVARPEGVDAVTAAAVWLTYSTAYGGMVLTGGLGAGDHVVITGASSGVGTAAIQTALRVGAVPVATTRGEDKRKRLLELGAAQVITTESGDADALVEEVRRITGGAGADLAFDAIGGPGFARLGDALRPGGTAVLYGWLDPRPVALSMNWPQTVHTYANGAFVGTEEGRRRAAGFIGSGLRDGSLAPVIAETFDGLERIADAHRLMESDAHLGKIVVRVGG; encoded by the coding sequence ATGACGACAACAGACATGACAACAGGCACGACAACAGGCATGACGACCAAGGCAGTTCTGTTCCATGAGACCGGCGGGCCCGAGGTCCTCTCCGTGGAGGAGGTCGCGCTGCCCGCTCCCGGTCCCGGCGAGGTGCTCGTGCGGGTCGAGGCGATCGGGCTCAACCGCGCCGAGGCGCTGTTCCGCGCGGGCACCTACTACTACCCGGCGACCCTGCCGGGTTCGCGGCTCGGCTACGAGGCGGCGGGGGTTGTCGAGGCGGTCGGGGCGGGAGTCACCGCGTACGCGCCGGGTGATCCGGTCATGGCGGCGGCCAACTTCGAATTCGGGACGCACGGGGTGTACGCGGAGCGGGTCGTGCTGCCGGAGGAGTACCTGGTGGCCCGGCCCGAGGGGGTGGACGCGGTGACGGCCGCGGCGGTCTGGCTGACGTACTCCACCGCGTACGGCGGCATGGTGCTGACCGGTGGTCTCGGCGCCGGCGACCATGTGGTGATCACGGGGGCGTCCAGCGGGGTGGGGACGGCCGCGATCCAGACGGCGCTGCGGGTCGGAGCCGTACCGGTCGCGACCACGCGCGGTGAGGACAAGCGGAAGCGGCTCCTGGAGCTCGGGGCCGCGCAGGTGATCACGACGGAGAGCGGGGACGCCGATGCCCTGGTCGAGGAGGTACGGCGGATCACCGGCGGAGCGGGCGCGGACCTGGCCTTCGACGCGATCGGCGGGCCCGGGTTCGCCCGGCTCGGCGACGCGCTGCGGCCCGGTGGCACGGCCGTGCTGTACGGCTGGCTCGACCCTCGGCCGGTGGCCCTGTCGATGAACTGGCCGCAGACGGTCCACACGTACGCCAACGGGGCGTTCGTCGGGACCGAGGAGGGGCGTCGCCGCGCGGCCGGGTTCATCGGCTCGGGGCTGCGCGACGGCTCCCTGGCGCCGGTGATCGCCGAGACCTTCGACGGTCTGGAGCGGATCGCCGACGCCCATCGGCTGATGGAGTCCGACGCGCACCTCGGGAAGATCGTGGTGCGCGTCGGAGGGTGA
- a CDS encoding AraC family transcriptional regulator produces MDVLSDAIAAMRTGRPHSSRTVRFAPWGFRFPAGKGAGFHVVVQGTAWLLPPDGAAPVGLGPGDVVFLAHGTGHGLADSPDTPLLEALPAPDGSWPTSPDRGPIGSDETLLLCGSYQLSRARAHPLLTELPPYVHIPARAGGHPRLRAAVDLLGAELAEPQPGSDAIVPALLDTLLLYLLRTWWLTERADRSTGWSAALADPAVAVALRALHGDPARAWTVEELGALTGLSRAAFARRFTTLVGRAPLAYLTWWRMTTAGRLLRTADLPLRAVAQRSGYSSEFAFAKAFKREYGLAPGQYRKGA; encoded by the coding sequence ATGGACGTACTGAGCGATGCCATCGCCGCCATGCGCACCGGACGGCCCCACTCCTCCCGCACCGTCCGCTTCGCCCCCTGGGGCTTCCGCTTCCCGGCCGGCAAGGGCGCCGGATTCCACGTCGTCGTCCAGGGCACCGCCTGGCTGCTGCCCCCGGACGGCGCCGCCCCCGTCGGGCTCGGCCCCGGCGACGTCGTCTTCCTCGCCCACGGCACCGGGCACGGCCTCGCCGACAGCCCCGACACCCCGCTCCTGGAGGCCCTGCCCGCCCCCGACGGCTCCTGGCCCACCTCGCCCGACCGAGGCCCGATCGGCAGCGACGAGACCCTCCTCCTGTGCGGCTCCTACCAGCTCAGCCGCGCCCGCGCCCACCCGCTCCTCACCGAGCTGCCGCCGTACGTGCACATCCCCGCGCGGGCCGGCGGCCATCCCCGGCTGCGCGCCGCCGTCGACCTGCTGGGCGCAGAACTCGCCGAACCCCAGCCGGGATCCGACGCGATCGTCCCCGCCCTGCTCGACACGCTCCTGCTGTACCTGCTGCGCACCTGGTGGCTCACCGAACGCGCCGACCGCTCCACCGGCTGGTCGGCCGCCCTCGCCGACCCGGCGGTCGCGGTCGCCCTCCGGGCCCTGCACGGCGACCCCGCGCGCGCGTGGACGGTCGAAGAGCTCGGCGCCCTGACCGGCCTCTCCCGCGCCGCCTTCGCCCGCCGCTTCACCACCCTGGTCGGCCGCGCCCCCCTCGCGTACCTCACCTGGTGGCGAATGACCACGGCGGGCCGCCTCCTCCGCACCGCCGACCTCCCCCTCCGCGCGGTCGCCCAGCGCTCCGGCTACTCCTCGGAGTTCGCCTTCGCCAAGGCCTTCAAGCGGGAGTACGGGCTGGCCCCGGGCCAGTACCGCAAGGGGGCCTGA